AACAAGCAGGTGTTGGTATTCATGCAATTGATAAACAAGGAAAAACGATTATTTACAATAAAAAAATGAAGCAAATCGAAGGGTTGGCATTGGAAGATATTCAAGATCGAACAATCGTTGAATTATTTAACTTTGAACACGATGAAAGTACACTACTAAAAGTTTTACAAAGCGGGAAAGAATTATTGAATGTGAAACAAACATACTGGAATCGTAACGGAATTCAAATTACAACAATTAATGATACGTATCCGATTTTTGATCAGGGTAAGCTCATCGGTGCGGTGGAACTCTCTCAAGATATTACTGCACTAGAAAATCTTTTACATCAACCGGTTCATCAAAGTCAGGACCTCACAACGTTTAGCCAATTAACTGCAGCTTCTAATTCGATGAAAACAGTGATTGCTACAGCTAAAAAAGCTGCGGAAGCTAAACTACCCGTGTTATTAATTGGTGAAGCTGGCACTGGTAAAGATTTACTTGCACAATGTATTCATAGCGAGTTATCACTTAAAAATGATTATTTTTACACGCTTCATTGTCAGAACTCCGATTCACTTACGATTAATCGGTTATATGAAACGTTAACGAATGATGAATCATTGACACTTTTTTGTGAACGTATTGATTTATTGACAATGCCTTTACAACAAAAACTGTTGGATATTTTAACAAAAAAAGAGTGGAAAAACTTACAGTTTATCGCCAGTATCGGGGATGATCCTGTTGACTTAATTGCTTCAGGGGTACTACTCAAAGATTTATATTATTTCTTTGCATCGTTCGCAATTCAAATTCCTCCACTTAGAAAACGCAAAAAAGACATTATGCCTTTTATTGACGCTTATTTAACAAAAAGGAGCGCACAATATAAAAGCAGTTTAGCAGGTGTTACACCTGAAATTGAAAAGATTTTCAATCACTATCATTGGCCAGGAAATATGCGAGAACTGGAGTTTTTACTCGATGAAATCACTTCTCTCGCCACGACAGAAACAATGATTACTTATGAAATGCTTCCATTACATTTCCGACTTAAAAATGGGGATTTAAATGATGATACGATTGGGTTCGAAGATTTTATCGTTCAACGAGATAAAGACTTATTATCTCTTGACCAATATTTAAGAGAGGCCGAAGCTTATTATGTTGAAAAAGCCTTGAAGTTATATGAGGGAAACATTACAAAAACTGCTCAAGCACTTGGCATGAGCAGACAAAGTTTGCAATATCGTTTACGCAAAATTAAAGAGTCATGAATGGGTAATTTACAACTACTAAAAGCTGATGGCGGCGTAGTACCGCAACAGGCATAAGTCGAACTGTCGACGTGGCGAACTTTGCCACATAGACAGTTTGCTTATGACCCGAGCGTTTGCCGCCTGAAGCCGAACAACAAAAAAAGAGGGACGGCACATCGCCCATCCCTCAGTTTATTGACCAGATTTGCCAATCCAATCTTTTAACTTTTCTTTCAATGAATTAAAGCCTTCAGCATCGCGTTCGTTTACGCGTGCTTGTAACGATTTTCGTGGGTTATCGTTTCTTTTTTCAGGCGCTTCTTGCAATGCTCGTATAGAAAGACTGATTTTCCCAGCTTCCTCATCCACTTCAAGCACCTTTACCTCTATTTCTTCACCTACCGAAATGTAATCGTTAATGTCTTTTACGAACCCATACGTAATTTCAGAAATATGAACTAATCCCTGCGTATTCTCGTCTAACGCTACGAAGGCTCCGTATGGTTGAATGCCCGTTACTTTTCCGGTGAGCTTTTCTCCAGTTGTGTATGTTCTGGCCATTTGGAACAGCTCCCACTCAATTTTTATATCGTATCTACCTAAAGGTCACCTACGATTATAACATGGTTTATTACCGTGAGCAAAATGAGCCGCACCTTAATATTAACAGGGGCTAAATAAATATTTTCTTACTCTTGGATGATAGACCGAATAAACCAATCTTCTTCCTCTTGCACGAATTGCATATGCCCGTAAGTGTCCCCAACTCCGTAGTTTGTCGTTTTACCGTACTTATCAAAATAAAGATGATTCAGTTCACTATAGGAATATTTTTCTTGTTCCCAGTTTGACATATAATCGGCCTTATCGGCTTGTTTGGCACTTTCATGATAAAGATGCCACACAGTTTCAGCATCATCCTTTTCATTTGCATAGAAAAACATTCCCGCAATTGTTATTGGACGAAGTTTTTTTAAGACGTCACGATCATAATTTTGTTTAAACTGTTCATATGTTGACGAAACGATGTAGTTAAACCCCTCATTAGGGAAATAAAGATAAATCAGATCATTAAGTCTGTCTTCTTCCCAATTATACGTATCGACATCGTTATTTTTGGCGTATGCAACAATCTCAACGATTTGATGTTCACTCAGAAAAACTTGCGTGTCCGAAACTGTCCAGTCCGTCTCCTCAAATTCAAGCAACACCTTTTTAACAATATAAGCGGCTATTGGATTCTCGTTGGAAGAAACAATCGCTTCCCATTCTTGGCGAACCTCTTTATTCACACGACCTTCTTTGTCGTACAATTCCCCTCCCTCTGCGCGCAAAATAGCTAATAATGCCCAAGCATAACGATATTCGAGCATTTGAAGAAATTCACTTTTCATTGTAGTTGCTTGTAAGGTCTGCTCCAATTCTTGGATATATTCAAATGCATTGTCGGGTGTATCTGGCAAGCTATAAAAAGCATGCGATTGCGATTCGAGTATTGAGATATATCCCCCAACACTTGGATGAAGAGAAGCACGAAGTTTCTTATAAAAATCTGAATTTCGATTTGCAAATTCTTCTGGTAAATAATCAAAATGAATGTTTTGCTCCGTCATATTATAAATTAATTGCTGTACTTCATTTGGAAATGTCGCGATGTTTTTTAAAAGATTCAAGTCTATCCCTTCATTGATAGATGCTACCTCCATAACCTCAGGATACGTATAAATCGCATTTCCATAAACGTTGCCAAGAATATAATACTTTGGGATGTACCGTTCTAAAAAAGCTTCGCTTGCTTTCAAATCATTCGTTAAAGGCTGTTTAAAAATTTCCTCCGCCATTTCACTAGGCACTTTTAAGTTTTCGATAAACTCATCAAACTGCTTAGAAATTTTATGTTTATCCAGTTCCTTTTCATCTTCAAAGTCTCGTTCAATACGCTTAATAAAGCTATCGAAATGGTTTTTTTCTTGGTAACTTAAATACCTACTGCCGAACATATCCATCGTGCCTGCGCCTGCGAAGTTTTCCTCAGTTAATCCAAGTTTTTCATAAGTAGCACTCAGTTGTTCTTCATATGTTGCTTTCATCTGTTCAATCCATTTCTCCGTAGATGCCCTTTTGTAGGGTTCGCTATTGATCATTGAAAAAATAATGAGGGCCGCTAATAAGGCAATTCCTGATAGGACGAAATAGATGCCCTGCTTTGATTTTTTCAAGGTTTGAGTATCCATTTCTACTTGCGGCTCATGGCTATCTCTAAATACTTTTTCTTCATCTATATGAAAATTAATTCGGTCGTAAGATTTGTGCAATAACTTTAAACGCCGCTCAATCTGTGCTTCTTGCCATTTATCTAGTAAGCGATTATTTTTTCCTAGAATGAATTCGATCGGAAGCGAAAGGATTTCAGTCAATTGTTCGTCATTCATTTTAGAAAAGAATGATAGGATAAATGTTAATTTGTCCTCCGGCTCAAGTTGAATCACGTCCTGATGAAGAAGATAATCTTCTTCAAACAAAAATTCGTTCACCTCCGTCATTTGAACATTTAATAATTTTTCAATGGCGATTTGATACATTCGATAAAACAATTGCTGGCTGTTTTCGATTTCTTTAAGTTCTATAAATAATTGACGAAAGGTAGCCGCCGCTAACACATTCGCGTCTTGTATTGTTGTACCATATTGAAATGCCAATCGCGCAATCTCTTTCCCATACCGATTGAGCCATTTTTTTAGTGCTTCTTCGTCCCCTTTTTTCATGGCACCAAATAACTCTATATCCATCACAGCAATTGACACCCCCATGTCCATGATTACTTTTCGCCTAATTATAAC
This window of the Sporosarcina pasteurii genome carries:
- a CDS encoding RNA polymerase sigma factor; the encoded protein is MDMGVSIAVMDIELFGAMKKGDEEALKKWLNRYGKEIARLAFQYGTTIQDANVLAAATFRQLFIELKEIENSQQLFYRMYQIAIEKLLNVQMTEVNEFLFEEDYLLHQDVIQLEPEDKLTFILSFFSKMNDEQLTEILSLPIEFILGKNNRLLDKWQEAQIERRLKLLHKSYDRINFHIDEEKVFRDSHEPQVEMDTQTLKKSKQGIYFVLSGIALLAALIIFSMINSEPYKRASTEKWIEQMKATYEEQLSATYEKLGLTEENFAGAGTMDMFGSRYLSYQEKNHFDSFIKRIERDFEDEKELDKHKISKQFDEFIENLKVPSEMAEEIFKQPLTNDLKASEAFLERYIPKYYILGNVYGNAIYTYPEVMEVASINEGIDLNLLKNIATFPNEVQQLIYNMTEQNIHFDYLPEEFANRNSDFYKKLRASLHPSVGGYISILESQSHAFYSLPDTPDNAFEYIQELEQTLQATTMKSEFLQMLEYRYAWALLAILRAEGGELYDKEGRVNKEVRQEWEAIVSSNENPIAAYIVKKVLLEFEETDWTVSDTQVFLSEHQIVEIVAYAKNNDVDTYNWEEDRLNDLIYLYFPNEGFNYIVSSTYEQFKQNYDRDVLKKLRPITIAGMFFYANEKDDAETVWHLYHESAKQADKADYMSNWEQEKYSYSELNHLYFDKYGKTTNYGVGDTYGHMQFVQEEEDWFIRSIIQE
- the yugI gene encoding S1 domain-containing post-transcriptional regulator GSP13; protein product: MARTYTTGEKLTGKVTGIQPYGAFVALDENTQGLVHISEITYGFVKDINDYISVGEEIEVKVLEVDEEAGKISLSIRALQEAPEKRNDNPRKSLQARVNERDAEGFNSLKEKLKDWIGKSGQ
- a CDS encoding sigma 54-interacting transcriptional regulator, which translates into the protein MQKSIDFLYPFYIFAVEQAGVGIHAIDKQGKTIIYNKKMKQIEGLALEDIQDRTIVELFNFEHDESTLLKVLQSGKELLNVKQTYWNRNGIQITTINDTYPIFDQGKLIGAVELSQDITALENLLHQPVHQSQDLTTFSQLTAASNSMKTVIATAKKAAEAKLPVLLIGEAGTGKDLLAQCIHSELSLKNDYFYTLHCQNSDSLTINRLYETLTNDESLTLFCERIDLLTMPLQQKLLDILTKKEWKNLQFIASIGDDPVDLIASGVLLKDLYYFFASFAIQIPPLRKRKKDIMPFIDAYLTKRSAQYKSSLAGVTPEIEKIFNHYHWPGNMRELEFLLDEITSLATTETMITYEMLPLHFRLKNGDLNDDTIGFEDFIVQRDKDLLSLDQYLREAEAYYVEKALKLYEGNITKTAQALGMSRQSLQYRLRKIKES